A window of the Capricornis sumatraensis isolate serow.1 chromosome 9, serow.2, whole genome shotgun sequence genome harbors these coding sequences:
- the ZNRF4 gene encoding LOW QUALITY PROTEIN: E3 ubiquitin-protein ligase ZNRF4 (The sequence of the model RefSeq protein was modified relative to this genomic sequence to represent the inferred CDS: inserted 1 base in 1 codon; deleted 2 bases in 1 codon), giving the protein MEAVEVKGGEDGDLEATRVPAAAQLPLSHPFKFTSIPXPGHGSLGRPWRCPEASQLPSPAGPSSTPQLEKDGPAMGWQQPAAALGAVRISLILLGLLAPSQAVVRAMLDGNLSMVDFEDLPALFGAPLAPGGVRGYLMEAKPANACHPIQGPRPGNGSLGAIVLIRRYDCTFDLKVLHAQRAGFEAAIVHNVRSDDLVHMGHVYEDLRQQIAIPSVFVGEAASQDLRVIMRCDKSAHVVLLPDYPPRPDLDCHPVLAVSWVLGRALALLTSAVFVLQHLWRWLWSWRASGQAVKAHATQRARVRTFSRCNDLCAICLDEYEEGDCLKVLPCSHTYHRKCIDPWLSQAARRSCPMCKQSVAGTEDSSASTVDSYGDEEDPSLSGHQTHIWAVQARLRSRRLALLTRATSRRRCNATSVGEAEASAPLEGPPERH; this is encoded by the exons GGCCACCAGGGTTCCCGCTGCT GCTCAACTGCCTCTGAGCCACCCTTTCAAGTTCACCTCCATCC TCCCTGGCCACGGGTCCCTTGGGAGGCCCTGGAGATGCCCGGAGGCCTCCCAATTGCCATCCCCAGCGGGACCTAGCTCCACGCCGCAGCTGGAGAAGGACGGGCCAGCCATGGGGTGGCAGCAGCCAGCTGCGGCCCTGGGGGCAGTCAGGATCTCGCTGATCCTGCTGGGGCTGCTCGCTCCCTCGCAGGCGGTGGTACGGGCCATGCTGGACGGCAACTTGAGCATGGTGGACTTTGAGGATCTGCCAGCTCTCTTCGGGGCGCCCCTGGCTCCCGGGGGCGTGCGAGGCTACCTGATGGAGGCCAAGCCAGCCAACGCATGCCATCCCATCCAGGGCCCACGGCCGGGCAACGGCTCCCTGGGCGCCATCGTGCTGATCCGCCGCTACGACTGCACGTTTGACCTCAAGGTGCTGCACGCACAGCGGGCTGGCTTTGAGGCAGCTATTGTGCACAATGTGCGCTCCGATGACCTGGTGCACATGGGCCACGTGTATGAGGACCTGCGGCAGCAGATCGCCATCCCCTCGGTGTTTGTGGGCGAGGCTGCTTCCCAGGACCTGCGGGTCATCATGCGCTGCGACAAGTCGGCCCACGTCGTCCTGCTGCCCGACTACCCGCCCCGCCCGGACCTGGACTGCCACCCGGTGCTGGCCGTCTCCTGGGTGCTGGGCCGCGCCCTGGCCCTGCTCACCAGCGCTGTCTTTGTCCTGCAGCATCTGTGGCGTTGGCTCTGGAGCTGGCGGGCCAGTGGGCAGGCCGTCAAGGCACACGCTACCCAGAGGGCCCGGGTCCGCACCTTCAGCCGGTGTAACGACCTCTGCGCCATCTGCCTGGATGAGTACGAGGAAGGCGACTGCCTCAAGGTCCTGCCCTGCTCCCATACCTACCACCGCAAGTGCATCGACCCCTGGCTCTCCCAGGCTGCCCGGCGCTCCTGCCCCATGTGCAAGCAGTCGGTGGCCGGCACGGAGGACAGCTCTGCCTCCACCGTCGACAGCTACGGGGACGAGGAAGACCCCTCGCTGTCTGGCCACCAGACCCACATCTGGGCTGTCCAGGCCCGGCTGCGATCCCGGAGGCTGGCTCTGCTGACCCGAGCCACCTCCCGGCGCCGCTGTAATGCCACCTCTGTAGGGGAGGCCGAGGCCAGTGCGCCCTTGGAGGGGCCCCCAGAACGCCACTGA